A genomic window from Rhizobium sp. EC-SD404 includes:
- a CDS encoding CHAD domain-containing protein, protein MPYRLTPKDKSFQATVRRIAGEQLARAIEEARAVPPNPDAGPHPDQQAGGAAATATEGLTERQRVHQLRKRIKKVRGLIRMVRPAFSDYAKENAALRDVGRSLAPHREAQSLIAAFDALVAAYRSDRALPPLRSQSVTALRRRLVVPLVEETGAAAPVIEAAATELAAIAERARSWKIRPKGSKAFARGLADTHNAARKARVDALKALAAIEAGPPSPETQAIENRQQSRWDGAETLHEWRKRVKAHAQHLRILAPVWPEAVGPQVDAARALAEDLGRHHDLAELVRALGDDALGHHPTRVALIDLAYARQAAIEATALAAGARILAEKSKPMAARHRALYKLWKAEDRKAAPGKAGETLPASPPPVKGWFAAKPNGGNSGNGDAES, encoded by the coding sequence ATGCCCTACCGCCTGACGCCCAAGGACAAGAGCTTCCAGGCGACCGTGCGCCGCATCGCCGGCGAACAGCTCGCCCGCGCCATCGAAGAAGCCCGTGCCGTCCCGCCGAACCCAGACGCCGGCCCGCACCCGGACCAGCAAGCCGGCGGCGCGGCCGCCACCGCCACGGAAGGCCTCACCGAACGCCAGCGCGTCCACCAGCTGCGCAAGCGCATCAAGAAGGTGCGCGGCCTCATCCGCATGGTCCGCCCCGCCTTTTCAGATTATGCCAAGGAGAATGCGGCGCTGCGCGATGTCGGCCGGTCGCTCGCGCCCCACCGCGAAGCCCAGTCGCTGATCGCCGCCTTCGATGCGCTCGTCGCCGCCTACCGGTCCGATCGCGCGCTTCCGCCGCTGCGCAGCCAGTCCGTCACCGCCCTTCGCCGCCGCCTCGTCGTTCCGCTTGTCGAAGAAACCGGCGCCGCCGCCCCGGTCATCGAAGCCGCCGCCACCGAACTCGCCGCCATCGCCGAACGCGCCCGCTCGTGGAAGATCCGGCCGAAGGGCTCAAAAGCCTTCGCCCGCGGCCTCGCCGACACCCACAACGCCGCCCGCAAAGCCCGCGTCGATGCCCTGAAGGCGCTCGCCGCGATCGAGGCCGGCCCGCCGTCGCCCGAAACCCAGGCGATCGAGAACCGGCAGCAATCCCGGTGGGACGGCGCCGAGACGCTGCACGAATGGCGCAAGCGCGTGAAGGCCCACGCCCAGCATCTGCGCATCCTCGCTCCCGTCTGGCCGGAAGCCGTCGGCCCCCAGGTCGATGCCGCCCGTGCGCTCGCCGAGGATCTCGGCCGCCACCACGATCTCGCTGAACTCGTCCGCGCGCTCGGCGACGACGCTCTCGGCCATCACCCGACCCGCGTCGCCCTCATCGATCTCGCTTATGCCCGCCAGGCCGCCATCGAGGCGACAGCCCTTGCCGCCGGCGCGCGGATCCTCGCCGAGAAATCGAAGCCCATGGCCGCCCGCCACCGCGCGCTCTACAAGCTCTGGAAGGCGGAAGACCGCAAAGCGGCACCCGGCAAGGCCGGCGAAACGCTTCCGGCCAGCCCCCCGCCCGTCAAGGGATGGTTCGCCGCCAAACCCAATGGCGGCAATAGCGGGAACGGCGACGCCGAGAGCTGA
- a CDS encoding DMT family transporter — protein sequence MPFSANVRGAIFMSLAMAGFLFNDTVVKVLAADMNVGQVMALRGIFATIAITALAWWRHALRPIRVAFQPMILLRIIGEVGGTVTFLIALTHIPIANASAILQALPLAVTMGAALFLSEPVGWRRWSAIAIGFCGVMLIVRPGVEGFSFYSMLVLGTVFFAAMRDLATRMVQAEVPSLFLSVVTSPIVGLTGVIMAPMMGGWTPVDAGHIGLLVLCAVLLLIGYQFIIMAMRSGDISFVAPFRYTNLLWAIPTGYLVFGDVPDAYMIIGATIIVVSGIYTLYRERKRPEVDPVAAETAKQPSP from the coding sequence ATGCCCTTTTCAGCCAATGTCCGCGGCGCGATCTTCATGTCGCTGGCCATGGCCGGTTTCCTGTTCAACGACACCGTCGTCAAGGTTCTCGCCGCCGACATGAATGTCGGCCAGGTCATGGCGCTGCGCGGCATCTTCGCCACCATCGCCATCACCGCGCTCGCCTGGTGGCGCCATGCGCTGCGGCCGATCCGAGTCGCCTTCCAGCCGATGATCCTGCTGCGCATCATCGGCGAGGTCGGCGGCACCGTCACCTTCCTCATCGCGCTCACGCACATCCCCATCGCCAACGCCTCTGCCATACTTCAGGCTCTGCCGCTCGCCGTCACCATGGGCGCGGCCCTGTTCCTGTCCGAGCCCGTCGGCTGGCGCCGCTGGAGCGCCATCGCCATCGGCTTTTGCGGCGTCATGCTGATCGTGCGGCCGGGCGTCGAAGGCTTCAGCTTCTATTCCATGCTGGTGCTCGGCACCGTCTTCTTCGCCGCCATGCGCGATCTGGCCACCCGCATGGTGCAGGCCGAGGTGCCGTCGCTCTTCCTGTCGGTGGTCACCTCCCCCATCGTCGGCCTAACCGGCGTTATCATGGCCCCGATGATGGGCGGCTGGACCCCGGTCGATGCCGGCCATATCGGCCTCCTGGTTCTCTGCGCCGTCCTGCTCCTCATCGGCTACCAGTTCATCATCATGGCCATGCGCAGCGGCGACATCTCCTTCGTCGCTCCCTTTCGCTACACAAACCTGCTCTGGGCGATCCCCACCGGCTACCTCGTCTTCGGCGACGTTCCCGATGCCTATATGATCATCGGCGCAACGATCATCGTCGTCTCGGGCATCTACACCCTCTACCGGGAACGCAAGCGCCCCGAAGTCGACCCAGTGGCCGCGGAAACGGCAAAACAACCCTCGCCGTGA
- a CDS encoding multidrug effflux MFS transporter — translation MPPARFLDPRTPPHILTLVLMAALGALNMNVFLPSLPGMARYFNADYALVQLTVSAYLAGTAFLQIFIGPLSDRFGRRPVMLVSIWLFLGATLICVFAPTIEILLIGRVLQAVVVAGLVLSRAIVRDIVGPSQAASMIGYVTMGMTLVPMVGPALGGFLDQMFGWQANFILTFVFGVMVLIVCWRDLGETNQAMSANFAQQFRAYPELLKARRFWGYTLTATFASGAFFSFLGGGPYVANVILGMTPAELGYHFFFIAFGYMIGNFLTARFSVNVGLNAMMVIGNLISALGMALSIALFWSGFFHPMAFFGPIFFVGFGNGMALPNANAGIVSVKPRLAGSASGLGGALMIGGGALLSVLAGSLLSEESGPYPLLYVMFSSSLAGVAAALYVLYVVRQDRLAGIVMDDE, via the coding sequence ATGCCACCTGCTCGCTTTCTCGATCCCCGCACCCCGCCGCACATCTTGACGCTGGTCCTCATGGCGGCGCTCGGTGCGTTGAACATGAACGTCTTCCTGCCCTCGCTTCCGGGCATGGCGCGCTATTTCAACGCCGACTACGCGCTCGTTCAGCTGACCGTGTCCGCCTACCTCGCCGGCACCGCGTTTCTGCAGATCTTCATCGGCCCCTTGTCGGACAGGTTCGGCCGCCGCCCGGTCATGCTGGTCAGCATCTGGCTCTTTCTCGGCGCCACACTGATCTGCGTCTTCGCGCCGACGATCGAAATCCTGCTGATCGGCCGCGTGCTGCAGGCGGTCGTCGTCGCCGGCCTGGTGCTCTCGCGCGCGATCGTGCGCGACATCGTCGGCCCTTCGCAGGCTGCCTCCATGATCGGCTATGTGACGATGGGCATGACGCTGGTGCCGATGGTCGGCCCGGCACTTGGCGGCTTTCTCGACCAGATGTTCGGCTGGCAGGCCAATTTCATCCTCACTTTCGTCTTCGGCGTCATGGTGCTGATCGTGTGCTGGCGCGACCTCGGCGAAACCAACCAGGCGATGTCCGCCAATTTCGCCCAGCAGTTCCGCGCCTATCCGGAGCTTTTGAAGGCTCGCCGGTTCTGGGGATACACGCTCACGGCAACGTTCGCTTCCGGCGCATTCTTCTCGTTCCTGGGTGGCGGTCCCTACGTGGCGAACGTCATTCTCGGCATGACCCCGGCCGAACTCGGCTACCACTTCTTCTTCATCGCCTTCGGCTACATGATCGGCAACTTTCTGACAGCGCGGTTCTCCGTCAATGTCGGGCTGAATGCCATGATGGTGATCGGCAATTTGATCTCCGCCCTCGGCATGGCGCTGTCGATCGCACTTTTCTGGTCGGGCTTCTTCCATCCGATGGCATTCTTCGGGCCGATCTTCTTCGTCGGCTTCGGCAACGGCATGGCGCTGCCCAATGCCAATGCCGGCATCGTCTCGGTCAAGCCACGCCTTGCCGGGTCGGCCTCCGGGCTCGGCGGCGCACTGATGATCGGCGGCGGCGCTTTGTTGTCTGTGCTGGCCGGTTCGCTTCTGTCCGAAGAGTCCGGCCCATATCCGCTGCTTTACGTCATGTTCTCTTCGTCTCTGGCAGGGGTCGCGGCGGCGCTTTACGTCCTCTATGTTGTGCGTCAGGACCGGTTGGCCGGCATCGTGATGGACGACGAGTAA